The genomic interval TACCCGTTCGCACTGCTACCGCGAGGTCATGCCGCCGGTCATCGTCAATACCCGCGCCATGACCGGCACGGGCCAGCTCCCGAAGTTCGCGGCCGACCTCTTCAAGCTCGCCGAGACCGACTACTGGCTCATCCCCACGGCCGAGGTGCCGGTGACGAACCTCTACGCAGGGGAGACCCTTGCGGCCGAGGCGCTGCCGCTGGACCACTGCGCCTTCACACCGTGTTTCCGTTCCGAGGCGGGCTCCTACGGCCGCGACACGCGTGGGTTGATCCGCCTGCACCAGTTCAACAAGGTGGAGTTGGTGCGTTTCGTCCGGCCCGAGGAGTCCTACCAGCGCCTGGAGGAGTTGACCGGCCACGCCGAGGCCGTGCTCAAGGCGCTCGGGCTGCCCTATCGGGTGATCGAGCTGTGCACGGGCGACCTGGGCTTCTCGGCCGCCAAGACCTACGACATCGAGGTCTGGTTGCCAGGGCAAAACGCCTACCGCGAGATATCCTCGTGCTCCAATTTCGAGGATTTCCAGGCGCGCCGGGCGGGCATCCGCTTCAAGGAGAAGGGCGGCAAGGGCAGCGCGCTCGTGCACACCCTGAACGGATCGGGCTTGGCCGTGGGCCGGACCATGGTCGCGGTCATCGAGAACGGCCAGCAGGAGGACGGCTCCGTGGTCATCCCCGAGGCGCTGCGGCCCTACATGGGCGGCCTGGACATTGTTAGGCCCGTGTGACCCGCATCATTATAAAGGAATGCGCATGAGCGGCAAACGCATCGTCTTCATCCACGGCAGCCCGCGCTTGCAGGGCAACACCCGCGCCGCGGCCCGCGCGGCCATGGACGCGGCGCGCGCCTGCGGGGCCGAGGTGGCCGAGATCGAGGCCGTGAAGCTCGACTTTCGCGCGCCGGGCTGCATCGGCTGCCACAAGTGCCAGGAGAGCCGGGAATACGCCTGCGCGCTGGGCGACGAACTCGGCCGGGCCGTGGCCGGACTGCCCGCCCACGACGTCATCGTGCTTTGCACGCCTGTTTTCTGGATGAGCTACACCGCGCAGCTCAAGATGTTCATCGACCGCATGTATTCGCTCTTCAAGTTCACGCCCGACGGGATCAGGACGCCGCTTGCGCGCAAGACCCTGGCGCTTTTGGCCGTTGCGGGCGGACCCATCGAGGACAATCTCGACCTTGTCGAGCGCCAGTTGCGGGTTCCGGCCGACATGGTGGAGTGCTGTTTCGAATCCTGCCTGATCCCGTTCGCGCCGTGGGAGCCGGGGGCGCTCGCGGCCGACGCCGAGGC from Alkalidesulfovibrio alkalitolerans DSM 16529 carries:
- a CDS encoding flavodoxin family protein, which codes for MSGKRIVFIHGSPRLQGNTRAAARAAMDAARACGAEVAEIEAVKLDFRAPGCIGCHKCQESREYACALGDELGRAVAGLPAHDVIVLCTPVFWMSYTAQLKMFIDRMYSLFKFTPDGIRTPLARKTLALLAVAGGPIEDNLDLVERQLRVPADMVECCFESCLIPFAPWEPGALAADAEAMARAAAFGRLLAGCPDEPGAA
- the serS gene encoding serine--tRNA ligase, producing MLDIRFVRNNPEKVREALAKRGAAIDMGGYDALDAKRRAVISEVEELKARRNQASKEVAQAKRTGGDASAIIEGLAGLSERIKALDEEAAAIDAEVQDLLLAMPNIPHESVPVGKSEADNPVVRTFGEPTRFSFPARDHVDLGVALHGIDFERAAKISGARFAVLSGWAAALERALTQFMLDLHTRSHCYREVMPPVIVNTRAMTGTGQLPKFAADLFKLAETDYWLIPTAEVPVTNLYAGETLAAEALPLDHCAFTPCFRSEAGSYGRDTRGLIRLHQFNKVELVRFVRPEESYQRLEELTGHAEAVLKALGLPYRVIELCTGDLGFSAAKTYDIEVWLPGQNAYREISSCSNFEDFQARRAGIRFKEKGGKGSALVHTLNGSGLAVGRTMVAVIENGQQEDGSVVIPEALRPYMGGLDIVRPV